The Candidatus Goldiibacteriota bacterium genome includes the window TCCACTCTGGAAAACGCAAGTATCCCATATTCCCTGACCGGAAGCGCGAAACTTATAACGTTATACGCAATACCTTCTGACGGTGTCATGTAATAAAATGACAGTTCTGTGTATTTGACAGAAGTGACAAGAGCGGGATTAAAATACGCCCCTGACGCGTCGCTGCTGTCAGCAGAGCTTGAATTAGCAAGCCCGGCTGACCGCGCGCCTGAACCGCCCGCGTATAAAAAGCCGCCTGCAGCTCCGCCGTCATCCGACGCCTGTAACAAAACAGGTGAAATAAACATAAAAACAAACAGCAGTAATTTTATCATTAAGTTTTTCATAACGCCCCCCTTCATCTTAGCACCGCGATTTTTCTTTTAAAAACTTTATCGCCGGCTTTAACCTTGACAATGCAGATATAAATTCCGGATTCAACCGTCATCCCTTCGTTATTCTTTCCGTCCCATTCCACTTTATTTTCATATCCGTCAGATACGCCTTTGCCGCCTTCTTTACCCGGCTGAAAGGTGTATTTTTTTACAATTTCAGAAAACGGCGTCATGATTGTAATTGTGACTTCTGTATCTTTATAAAGCGTATATCTGATACCCGTATTTTCAGCGCCCGGCCTGAAAGGGTTCGGATAATTTGTAAGGCTTATCTCGTTTGTTGAATCCGGGCGCGCGTTGTATTCAATTTCCACCTGATCAACGGACGGAGATACGGTAACGTCCTCTGTATTTAAAAGCATTTTATATCTTATATATCTTTTATTGCCAAATTCACCGGGCAGAATTGTGCCGGCCGGGTCGGTAAACCAAGTACCTGCGGTTCCGTCAGGGCCTATAAAATTCCATGTCTGATTGTCATTATTCGCGGCAATCTGTATTCTTACGGCATCAATACCTGCAAGCACAGGCTGGGTTAAAGGCAGCCACGATAACTTTGTGAATGTTGATGCGGCTTTCGTGTCAAATGACGGAGATAAATATTCCCCGGCCGCGGCGTATAATGTGGAATAGGAATCCGCCATGTAAAGCATAAGGTCTTTTGTCCTGTTGTAATCAGACCAGGCTCCGCCGGTTGTATACACAAGATAAGAATCCCTTCCCCCAAAAGAAGCGGATGCCAAAGCATCTTCGCTGAAAACGGAATTCTGCGAAGGATTCTGGTATATCTCATTGCCTTTAAGCACATAATACTGAGATGAACCGGAGCCGGCGGAACTGAAAGATATTCTGTATTTATGCCCCGCCTGAAGGCTGAGCGGATTAATTAAAGTATGGCTAACCCATGAAAATACATCCAGGATTTCTGACTTTAAAATAAACACCTCGTTATCCACAAGCATTAATTCGTTAAGCGGGTCTGTTACATCCTGAATTATTATATACAGATGCGCTGCAGGCGCTGACCCGCCCGTATATTTGGCGTAAATACGCACTTTGGAAATTATAGTATCTGTCTTTATATCAAATATCTGCCCTGCAAGATTGGTACCGTAAACGCTGTTATCTTTATGCAGATTGTACGGGTTTCCTATATAGCTGACAGGGCGTCCCAAAGAATCAAGATAAAGCCCTGCCTGATCAAGGTATTCAAGGACAAATACAGGCTGAGAATCTATGTTAGGTGTCCAGTTTGTACCCGAATCAACGGTATTTAAAACCATCTGATAAGTATCAGCTTCCCCTGATGTTGCATAAAACAGGTTATTTGGCGTTGTAGCCCTTGTCCTTAAATAGTTGGACCCGTCCTGGCCGGCTGCCCCTTCAACGTAAATATGATAAGGAGTGGAACTGTTAAGGTACGCGTCCGCGGCGAATGTCACCCTTGTATAATACGCATTGCCGGATGCAAGCGTATTGTGAATTTCATTATAATTACCGGGTGCAAGCCACTGTGAAAAAGCAGGTGAAGTGCCGCCGGCTGAATCACTTACTATACCGCAGAAATATGAACTTTGTGTCCCCATCCAGTACCCAAGTATTACAGCCGCAGTGACTGTCAGATATTCAGGCACGGAAAAAGCCATTGCCGCCCTGTTATCCGCGGTGTTTAAATAATATTCATTTGATCCATTTATAATAAAACCGTTGCCCGGCAGTGCGTAAAGGCCGGACGTAAGGCTTAAAGAACCATCCGCCCCTGTATTAATGACGCTTACGGCGTTTAAGGAGCCGCCGTAAAAATCAGAATCAGTGGTCTGCCTTATGGTATCTGCCGTGGATATTACGGGCAGAATTACAGCCAGAATTAAAATAAATAATATTTGTCTCATATATTCCCCCTTTATTTTTTTATTACAACAAGAGATAAAATATTTTCCGCCTTTGCGGCAGTTTTAGAGGATACCCCGGAATACCTTGCGTTTTTAATCCGTGTTAAACTTTTTAACGCAGCAGCGGCTATTTTTCCGTCGGAATCAGAAACCGCTTTTAAAAGAATGTTCACGGCTTTTTCCGAAGGCAGCCAGCCAAGCACATACATTGCGGCAACCCTGTGCTGCCTGTCGCCTGAAGCCATTTTTTCCAGCACTGCTATTCCCTTATTGAAATTAAACCTGCATAATGCCCTTGCGGCATTCGCTGATACAAGCGCGTCTTTATCCGATATTAACGGGTCCAGAAGCCTTATTGCCGCTTTTTTCTGCCCGTCATTACCGAACATTTCCGCTTCCAGAATTATCAGCCCTTTTGCGCGTACCGCGGAATAAGGATTTTTTAACAGCCTTTCCATCTCTTCCGGGGCTTTGGAAAGCCCTGCAGATATAAGAGATGCCGCATAAGCGGGATCTTTGGCAGTCTCCGGCATTTTATTTTTTCCCTCCGATAATGCCCATTTAACGCGCTCTAATTCAACGCGCTGGGAATATATATCACGTTCTCTTGCTTCCGCAAGTTTATCAAACCCCCGCAAAACAGCAAAAAACAACAGCAGTATTCCAACTCCAAAAGCAGTTATTAACCCCGTTATTTCCGCCCTTGAAAGGCCGGCTTTTGCGCCTGTATCCACGGGGGATTTGTTTTCAAGATAAGCGCCAGCCATAAATTGAACAAGTTCTTTCTGCTCTGCCGCTCCCTGTAATTTTGAGTCCGGCCTGTATCTCTCTTCAAACGCGGCCTTTACAAACAGATACAGCCTGTCCACCTGTTTGTCATCAGGCAGAAGTTTTTTCGCGTTCTTTATATCAATAAAACTCTTTTCTATTTCCCCGGTATAAAAATAATCAGACGAACGCTGAACAAGCAGCCTTGCCAGGATTTTTTTTGCATTATCATTATCCGGCAGATATTTCAGGGATTTTTCCATTGAAATGATTGCTTCATCCCTGCTTCCCCCAAGATATTCGCTTACCGCTTTATCATAGAATATCTGCCCAAGGTTTCTGTCATCCCCAA containing:
- a CDS encoding HEAT repeat domain-containing protein, which translates into the protein MKHRYILILVLFGGVCLGLSSYTFGDDRNLGQIFYDKAVSEYLGGSRDEAIISMEKSLKYLPDNDNAKKILARLLVQRSSDYFYTGEIEKSFIDIKNAKKLLPDDKQVDRLYLFVKAAFEERYRPDSKLQGAAEQKELVQFMAGAYLENKSPVDTGAKAGLSRAEITGLITAFGVGILLLFFAVLRGFDKLAEARERDIYSQRVELERVKWALSEGKNKMPETAKDPAYAASLISAGLSKAPEEMERLLKNPYSAVRAKGLIILEAEMFGNDGQKKAAIRLLDPLISDKDALVSANAARALCRFNFNKGIAVLEKMASGDRQHRVAAMYVLGWLPSEKAVNILLKAVSDSDGKIAAAALKSLTRIKNARYSGVSSKTAAKAENILSLVVIKK